The following are encoded in a window of Phragmites australis chromosome 22, lpPhrAust1.1, whole genome shotgun sequence genomic DNA:
- the LOC133904389 gene encoding DDT domain-containing protein PTM-like, producing the protein MDAVEPREGSDRIPDASPASAPPPAADEAKTETADGSPAVEGPAAAHAASEVEIGEGISEEHQRALVPSVSESKMEVNEGSISGEARDLASVMSEAKVEVDEGGATGDEHPEAPAASEVNERIVPGEVQDLAPVVSEAKMEVDEGGVAGKEHSAGSVAGEVNEGSISEQERTAAAVASEVKMEEGEGRAVNQETTTPAGGLQVKEEVGERLVGRYIGRSTPGHRRILIGKVASYDSTTGVYVVVFEDGHGEDLGLPQLRELLMVEENGASGMKVSCRKRKLDLLVSSGSASEVKGPPSTRQRVDGYEMSARPDAPQQSGSGSDMSEDVESSSNSSDFTKEEPSEPCPPIQAVELPPSSGDIAVPEESISYLFSVYNFVRSFSVQLFLSPFGLDDFVAAINCTVQNNLLDAVHVSLLRALRRHLVTKSADGSQLASNCLKHLDWTLLDTLTWPTFLLEYLYVMGCIKNLGGQGFGRSLLAIEYYKLPVAMKLKVLQILCDHVIDSEDLKTELEDREGYNDEMEYEMESSAFLEAGSRAVSTRASKASSYKRINDLQNLETAPNVTNTEAVVANASQDGNSDDCRICGMDGTLVCCDGCPWAYHSRCIGQNKAFLPQGEWFCPECVVNKLGTTSSRIERGARGAQIFGIDMCRRLFLGSCNYLLVVGASSNAESYARYYNHYDVVKVLQTLAPSDAYMDICRRIKEYWKHLLDIPQSERSKIGKEVGASHTPQSNMSSVTPRKAGDGSVWTTLKDGGDSKTVALAQTNAQQEFVSNQYTVCSAEHLEEQKCMTSLGAVTEKNNEVFRQTLSGQNNIHNASRNGAFGPSVVSSISHHNGSVVAGVSNIAQAQPAQSLFRTDLSTCVSGINGMPREGTVSTISAKAESFCPSYQGKNYLQLIAERPGNMSGGRPGKLSSFKPQAYMNLYNHGNIAASAAANLAVITSDEGKVSASQLTANPRKKMAADNALQLKAFSPAAAQFVWPSTEKKLMEVPRDRCGWCLACRSSAIGNKKACFLNVATANAAKGSARILSTMRLIKNSDSHFPSIVAYLANMEESLRGLLVGSLQDMQQKQRWHKQLQEASNCRAVVPLLLELESNIRGVAFSASWSKLIDDWPVEPSGVSTGASRPAAYQKRGIGGRRGRKRLMASECGTVTDDDNSWTWWSRGNISKRILQRGALLSSTIRKAARQGGKKRIAGLSYHEGSNFPRRTRQFAWRACVALSQNSSQLALQVRYLDAHIRWKEFIPPDQIPSDVKSSDADFSALRNAVICDKKVVDNKIRYALKFPNQKHLPVRVTKNILEAEGNRDENSNLWFAENHVPLYMVREFEQKAGISSLPTPGMLDANCLSNFYPRRVKASPGDVFSYLFHKGDVYPCTSCKKDVAFRDVVKCSSCQGNCHKECTARSVGSKGGNATFNLICKLCLQKRNLMLTSYNTNASYIRPQQKSNGQQPVTAPKIIFKVGSSHSAEPAVKVEAQPFAKVEAQPFANVKAQPFTKVEAQPIVNVATQNIANVQAQPKAKTNKSKSEKPRKPKKIQAITYFGLVWKKNKNDNDGSDFRANDVILKSKDCIDSSIKPICCLCNKTYSPDFLYVRCERCRNWFHGDALQLEEEKIVELVAYRCCRCRRRAIPQCPHSDDYMKPEPEISEQTFAMSSQSTMLSSEETFALSDQDPLLASYGIVEPIGEETVDADLSMNMASFTPGSNQKLSIRRAQVKNCEYLDQSGRPVNDYYIQNQTPGNANINFSHTNEFSLSEADSVDASELLGWDFSQGTAYAAPPDFTANYQSNDTRCGSFVMEEFEPQTYFSFTELLEADDSQLDNAFGMSNGLQDDGNCKGSFDQQGVCFDEMSFMVEEGSSNINFPTNDPSPDEVACNKCEISQPPPDLKCAVCGLHIHRHCSPWEESVQPAESANWSCGACREWR; encoded by the exons ATGGACGCCGTGGAGCCCCGGGAGGGTTCCGATCGGATACCTGACGCATCCCCTGCCTCAGCCCCACCGCCGGCTGCTGATGAGGCGAAGACGGAGACCGCCGATGGCAGCCCGGCGGTGGAAGGGCCTGCTGCGGCGCACGCAGCCAGTGAGGTCGAGATAGGCGAAGGCATCTCGGAGGAGCATCAGCGTGCTTTGGTGCCCTCGGTGAGCGAGTCCAAGATGGAGGTGAATGAGGGCAGCATTTCGGGGGAAGCGCGTGATTTGGCTTCTGTGATGTCTGAAGCGAAGGTGGAGGTGGATGAGGGCGGCGCCACGGGCGACGAGCACCCAGAGGCGCCTGCAGCCAGCGAGGTAAATGAGAGAATCGTTCCGGGGGAAGTGCAAGATTTGGCTCCTGTGGTGTCTGAAGCGAAGATGGAGGTGGATGAGGGTGGCGTCGCGGGGAAAGAGCACTCTGCGGGGTCGGTGGCGGGGGAGGTAAATGAGGGAAGCATCTCGGAGCAGGAGCGCACTGCGGCAGCTGTGGCAAGCGAGGTTAAGATGGAGGAAGGTGAGGGCAGAGCGGTGAATCAAGAGACCACCACACCTGCTGGCGGCCTTCAGGTTAAAGAGGAGGTGGGGGAACGCTTGGTGGGGCGCTACATCGGCCGGAGCACTCCAGGGCATAGAAGGATTCTTATTGGTAAGGTTGCATCTTATGATAGCACTACTGGGGTGTATGTTGTGGTATTTGAGGATGGACATGGTGAGGATTTGGGGCTTCCTCAGCTCCGGGAATTACTCATGGTTGAGGAGAATGGTGCATCTGGCATGAAAGTGAGCTGCAGGAAGAGGAAGCTGGACTTGCTGGTTTCATCAGGGAGTGCGTCTGAGGTGAAAGGGCCACCAAGTACTAGGCAAAGAGTCGATGGATACGAGATGTCTGCCAGGCCTGATGCGCCGCAGCAGAGTGGGTCTGGATCGGATATGTCTGAGGATGTTGAATCTTCGAGCAATTCATCAgatttcactaaagaagaaccaTCTGAGCCATGCCCACCAATACAGGCTGTGGAGTTGCCTCCATCATCTGGAGATATTGCTGTGCCAGAGGAGTCCATAAGTTATCTCTTTTCTGTCTATAACTTCGTGCGATCGTTCAGTGTGCAGCTGTTCCTGAGTCCATTTGGGCTGGATGATTTTGTTGCAGCCATTAATTGCACTGTACAGAATAACTTGTTGGATGCTGTACATGTCTCGCTACTTCGGGCACTAAGGCGGCATCTTGTAACTAAATCCGCTGATGGATCACAGCTTGCTTCAAATTGCTTGAA GCATCTAGATTGGACATTACTAGACACATTGACTTGGCCAACTTTTCTACTAGAGTACCTCTATGTGATGGGTTGCATTAAGAATCTAGGGGGGCAGGGTTTTGGTAGAAGCCTCCTAGCCATTGAATACTATAAACTTCCCGTTGCCATGAAGCTGAAGGTGCTGCAAATTCTCTGTGATCATGTCATTGATTCAGAAGATCTCAAAACTGAACTGGAGGATCGAGAAGGCTACAACGATGAGATGGAATATGAGATGGAGTCTAGTGCGTTTTTGGAGGCTGGCTCAAGAGCAGTCTCGACTAGAGCCTCAAAGGCTTCTTCTTACAAAAGGATTAATGATTTACAGAACCTGGAAACTGCTCCAAATGTAACGAATACAGAAGCTGTTGTAGCAAACGCTTCTCAGGATGGCAACAGTGATGATTGCCGAATATGTGGAATGGATGGGACCTTGGTATGTTGTGATGGCTGCCCATGGGCATATCATTCAAGATGTATTGGTCAAAACAAAGCTTTTCTTCCCCAGGGAGAATGGTTCTGTCCAGAATGTGTGGTTAACAAGCTTGGAACAACTTCGTCCAGAATTGAGCGTGGTGCAAGAGGAGCTCAAATATTTGGCATTGATATGTGCAGGAGGCTCTTCTTAGGATCCTGCAACTATTTGCTTGT GGTTGGAGCATCTTCAAATGCAGAGTCTTATGCAAGATATTACAATCATTATGATGTTGTCAAGGTCCTTCAAACACTTGCTCCCTCAGATGCATATATGGATATATGCAGGAGAATAAAGGAGTACTGGAAGCATTTACTTGATATACCTCAGAGCGAGAGGTCAAAAATAGGTAAAGAAGTCGGTGCAAGTCATACTCCACAATCCAATATGTCGAGTGTTACTCCAAGGAAAGCAGGAGATGGAAGTGTTTGGACAACTTTAAAAGATGGTGGGGACAGTAAGACAGTAGCACTTGCTCAGACAAATGCTCAGCAGGAATTTGTGTCTAATCAATATACAGTGTGCTCAGCTGAACACCTGGAAGAACAAAAATGCATGACTAGCTTAGGTGCTGTCACCGAGAAGAATAATGAAGTTTTCAGGCAAACTTTGTCAGGTCAGAACAACATACATAATGCATCCAGAAATGGAGCTTTTGGACCCTCTGTGGTATCCTCAATTTCTCATCATAATGGGTCTGTTGTAGCCGGTGTGTCTAACATAGCACAAGCACAGCCTGCACAGAGCTTATTTCGTACAGACTTATCCACCTGCGTTTCAGGAATTAATGGCATGCCTAGGGAAGGTACTGTGAGCACCATTTCTGCAAAGGCAGAATCATTTTGTCCATCTTATCAAGGTAAAAACTACCTTCAGCTGATTGCTGAAAGACCTGGAAACATGAGTGGTGGCAGGCCAGGAAAATTGTCGTCTTTTAAACCACAGGCTTACATGAATCTGTACAATCATGGTAACATTGCAGCATCTGCTGCTGCCAATCTAGCTGTTATTACATCTGATGAAGGCAAGGTTTCAGCATCCCAACTGACCGCAAACCCAAGGAAGAAAATGGCTGCGGACAATGCTCTACAACTGAAAGCATTTTCCCCAGCAGCCGCACAGTTTGTTTGGCCGAGTACCGAAAAGAAGCTTATGGAAGTCCCAAGAGATAGATGTGGTTGGTGCCTTGCCTGTAGAAGTTCAGCAATTGGAAATAAAAAGGCTTGTTTTCTTAACGTAGCCACTGCAAATGCTGCTAAAGGATCTGCTCGAATTCTTAGTACCATGCGTTTAATAAAAAATTCCGATAGCCATTTCCCCAGCATTGTTGCTTATTTAGCCAACATGGAGGAAAGTTTGCGGGGCcttttggttggttcgctgcaAGATATGCAGCAGAAACAACGGTGGCATAAACAGCTACAAGAAGCTTCCAACTGCAGAGCTGTTGTACCCCTCTTGCTTGAA TTGGAAAGCAACATTCGTGGAGTGGCATTTTCTGCTAGCTGGTCGAAGCTAATAGATGACTGGCCTGTGGAACCTTCTGGTGTATCTACTGGAGCATCCCGTCCTGCTGCATACCAAAAACGTGGGATTGGTGGAAGGCGGGGCAGAAAACGTTTGATGGCATCTGAATGTGGTACAGTTACCGATGATGACAACAGCTGGACTTGGTGGAGCAGGGGAAATATTTCAAAACGTATTTTGCAGAGGGGGGCTCTTCTAAGTTCAACCATAAGAAAAGCTGCTCGTCAAG GTGGTAAAAAGAGGATAGCAGGTTTATCTTACCATGAAGGCTCAAATTTTCCAAGACGAACTCGGCAATTTGCTTGGAGAGCATGTGTTGCATTAAGCCAGAATTCATCTCAACTTGCTCTGCAG GTTAGATATCTTGATGCCCACATAAGATGGAAGGAATTCATCCCTCCAGATCAAATTCCTTCAGATGTAAAAAGTTCAGATGCGGACTTTTCTGCTCTCAGAAATGCAGTAATCTGTGATAAAAAAGTAGTTGATAATAAGATAAGATACGCACTTAAGTTTCCCAACCAGAAGCATCTTCCTGTTCGTGTAACAAAGAATATTTTGGAAGCAGAAGGTAATCGGGACGAAAATAGCAATTTGTGGTTTGCTGAAAACCATGTGCCACTGTACATGGTGCGAGAGTTTGAGCAGAAAGCTGGGATTAGCTCCTTGCCTACACCAGGAATGTTAGACGCTAATTGTTTATCCAATTTCTACCCAAGACGAGTGAAAGCATCTCCCGGAGATGTCTTTTCTTATCTTTTTCACAAGGGAGATGTGTATCCCTGcacctcatgcaagaaggatgTTGCCTTCAG GGATGTTGTTAAATGCAGCTCTTGTCAAG GTAATTGTCATAAAGAGTGCACAGCCAGATCTGTTGGTAGTAAAGGAGGCAATGCTACTTTCAATTTGATATGCAAGTTATGCCTCCAGAAGCGGAATCTTATGCTTACAAGTTACAATACAAATGCAAGTTATATCCGGCCTCAACAGAAGAGTAATGGCCAGCAGCCAGTGACTGCTCCCAAAATAATATTTAAGGTTGGTTCTTCCCATTCTGCTGAACCTGCCGTGAAAGTTGAAGCCCAGCCATTTGCGAAGGTTGAAGCCCAGCCATTTGCGAATGTGAAAGCCCAGCCATTTACGAAGGTGGAAGCCCAGCCAATTGTGAATGTGGCAACTCAGAATATCGCTAATGTGCAGGCTCAGCCAAAGGCTAAAACTAATAAGTCAAAGTCAGAAAAACCGAGaaaacctaaaaaaattcaagcaatcaCATATTTTGGTCTCGTGtggaagaaaaataagaacGACAATGATGGAAGTGATTTCAGGGCGAATGATGTAATCCTAAAAAGCAAGGATTGTATAGATTCGTCAATAAAACCGATTTGTTGTCTCTGCAACAAAACTTATTCTCCAGATTTCCTGTATGTCCGCTGCGAGAGGTGCAGAA ATTGGTTTCATGGTGATGCCTTGCAACTTGAGGAAGAAAAAATAGTTGAATTGGTTGCATACCGATGCTGTAGGTGCCGAAGGCGGGCCATACCACAATGTCCTCATTCAGATGATTATATGAAGCCTGAACCAGAAATCAGTGAACAAACATTTGCTATGTCTTCGCAGTCAACTATGCTCTCAAGTGAGGAGACTTTTGCTCTATCAGACCAAGACCCATTGCTTGCTTCATATGGAATAGTTGAACCGATTGGGGAAGAAACAGTAGATGCTGATTTATCAATGAACATGGCAAGCTTTACCCCAGGAAGTAACCAGAAGCTGTCCATAAGAAGAGCACAAGTTAAAAATTGTGAATACCTTGATCAATCTGGCAGACCTGTGAATGACTATTATATACAGAATCAGACTCCAGGGAATGCAAACATCAATTTCAGCCATACTAATGAATTTTCTTTGTCAGAGGCTGACAGTGTGGATGCTTCAGAGCTATTGGGTTGGGATTTTTCCCAAGGAACTGCATATGCTGCCCCTCCTGATTTCACTGCTAATTACCAGTCGAATGACACTAGGTGTGGCAGCTTTGTGATGGAGGAATTTGAACCCCAAACTTATTTCTCATTCACCGAGCTGCTTGAAGCTGATGATTCGCAGCTTGACAATGCATTTGGGATGTCTAATGGTCTGCAAGATGATGGTAATTGCAAAGGAAGCTTTGATCAGCAAGGAGTTTGTTTTGATGAAATGTCTTTCATGGTAGAAGAAGGATCTTCAAATATAAATTTCCCAACAAATGATCCATCCCCTGACGAAGTAGCGTGCAACAAGTGCGAGATCTCTCAGCCACCACCTGATCTCAAATGTGCGGTCTGTGGCCTGCACATACACCGGCATTGTTCACCTTGGGAGGAAAGTGTACAGCCTGCTGAGAGTGCCAATTGGAGTTGTGGTGCTTGCCGGGAGTGGCGATGA
- the LOC133905122 gene encoding uncharacterized protein LOC133905122, translating to MRKLSVPRGGGERVGVLAFEVAALMSRAATLWRALGDAQLAHLRGEAIRLEGLRRLVADDDAVLLALALAEVAGACRDLSRAVARLSERCADPLLRRFDALFAALVKGGGGADPHGLRYAADKKMDRKARKMQRLVAFTAHLCHELDVLAELEQVRGRQGKRTAATAGGAEVALRVARQRQEVDRFRAASLWNRSFDYAVRLLARSLFTIVTRVIEVFDLEPLNVSISIDDDSKVSRLSWSSSFVGSSMQSMVYPSEVVAADTAQRLPRTKSGKLANGDAVRRFLMSRSKSLRQLKWPASGKHIIGCVISGSKSPVRNRCLHGDGDLPLSFSYVSASNDDYSSICFQSQMDHANAKPSMSVFESSHGVQMNAPETSLGAAGLALHYANLIIFIEKLAISPHHIFSDERDALYGMLTDRIRASLRARLRPFVKNTSCDPILAAEWSDTVQGILGWLAPLAHNMIRWQAERNFEQRSVASSASVLLVQTLHFADQEKTEAAVTELLVGLNYLWRSGKELETKAKLESVASGNYDACADYVG from the coding sequence ATGCGGAAGCTGAGCGTGCCCAGGGGCGGCGGGGAGAGGGTGGGCGTgctggccttcgaggtggccGCGCTCATGTCGCGGGCGGCCACCCTGTGGCGCGCGCTCGGGGACGCCCAGCTCGCTCACCTACGGGGCGAGGCCATCCGCCTCGAGGGCCTGCGCAGGCTCGTGGCCGACGACGACGCGGTGCTCCTAGCGCTCGCGCTTGCCGAGGTTGCCGGCGCCTGCCGGGACCTCTCCCGCGCCGTGGCGCGGCTCTCCGAGCGCTGCGCCGACCCGCTGCTCCGCCGGTTCGACGCCCTCTTCGCGGCCCTCgtcaagggcggcggcggcgccgaccCGCACGGGCTGCGGTACGCGGCGGACAAGAAGATGGACCGGAAGGCGCGCAAGATGCAGCGCCTGGTCGCGTTCACCGCGCACCTGTGCCACGAGCTCGACGTGCTCGCCGAGCTGGAGCAGGTCCGCGGCCGCCAGGGGAAGCGCACGGCCGCGACCGCCGGAGGAGCAGAGGTCGCGCTCCGCGTGGCGCGGCAGAGGCAGGAGGTCGACCGATTCCGCGCGGCCTCCCTCTGGAACCGCAGCTTCGACTACGCCGTCCGGCTGCTCGCCAGgtcgctcttcaccatcgtgACAAGAGTCATAGAGGTGTTCGACTTGGAACCCCTGAACGTCTCCATCTCTATCGATGATGACTCCAAGGTCTCGCGGCTTTCATGGAGCAGTTCCTTTGTTGGGAGCAGCATGCAATCCATGGTGTATCCTTCAGAAGTCGTCGCCGCAGACACTGCTCAGAGGTTGCCGCGCACAAAATCTGGTAAGCTTGCCAATGGTGACGCTGTTCGTCGGTTTCTCATGTCCAGGAGCAAGAGCTTGAGGCAGCTCAAGTGGCCGGCGTCTGGCAAGCACATCATCGGCTGCGTGATCAGTGGCAGCAAGTCTCCGGTCAGGAACAGGTGCCTCCATGGAGACGGCGACCTTCCACTGAGTTTCAGCTACGTATCAGCCAGCAACGACGATTACAGTAGCATCTGCTTCCAATCCCAAATGGATCATGCAAATGCGAAGCCTTCTATGTCCGTGTTCGAGTCGTCACACGGCGTGCAGATGAACGCGCCAGAGACGTCCCTCGGCGCCGCCGGCTTGGCGTTGCACTACGCGaatctcatcatcttcatcgagAAGCTCGCCATTTCGCCTCACCACATCTTCTCCGACGAGAGGGACGCGCTGTACGGCATGCTAACTGACAGGATCCGGGCGTCTCTCCGAGCGCGCCTCAGGCCGTTCGTCAAGAACACGTCCTGTGATCCTATCCTGGCTGCCGAGTGGTCTGACACGGTGCAGGGGATTCTAGGATGGCTAGCTCCGCTCGCTCACAACATGATACGGTGGCAGGCCGAGAGGAATTTTGAGCAGCGGAGCGTCGCTTCGAGCGCTAGCGTCCTGCTTGTGCAGACGCTCCATTTTGCAGATCAGGAGAAGACTGAAGCCGCGGTAACTGAGCTGCTTGTTGGTCTGAATTACCTGTGGAGATCTGGCAAGGAGCTCGAAACAAAGGCCAAATTGGAGTCAGTGGCTAGCGGAAACTACGATGCTTGTGCAGATTACGTTGGGTGA